A section of the Candidatus Omnitrophota bacterium genome encodes:
- the rsmD gene encoding 16S rRNA (guanine(966)-N(2))-methyltransferase RsmD encodes MRIIAGEFKGRNLLGPKSIRPTEDKVKKSLFDIFREPVLDSRFLDLFAGSGAVGIEALSRGAREVYFVENNFNACKIIEQNISKLRLKEQTYKILSMDVERAILHFHKAKEVFDLVYLDPPYYQDMAKKALQMLSSYDILGQNGFVIVQHHSKDRLEQESDKLKLWRTRSYSTTLLSFYSKITNL; translated from the coding sequence ATGAGAATAATAGCAGGAGAGTTTAAAGGTAGAAACCTCTTAGGCCCTAAGTCAATTAGGCCGACTGAAGATAAGGTCAAAAAGTCTCTTTTTGATATCTTCAGGGAGCCTGTATTAGATTCGCGTTTCCTGGATTTATTTGCTGGATCAGGTGCAGTAGGCATTGAAGCGCTCTCGCGCGGGGCAAGAGAGGTGTATTTCGTAGAGAATAATTTTAATGCCTGCAAGATAATCGAACAAAACATAAGCAAGTTAAGGCTTAAGGAGCAGACTTATAAGATATTAAGCATGGATGTTGAAAGGGCAATTCTTCATTTTCATAAGGCCAAGGAGGTATTTGATTTGGTATACTTAGACCCTCCTTACTATCAGGATATGGCAAAAAAAGCCTTGCAAATGCTAAGTAGCTATGATATATTAGGCCAGAATGGTTTTGTGATTGTTCAACATCATAGTAAAGATAGATTAGAGCAAGAGTCTGACAAACTAAAGCTATGGCGCACAAGGAGTTATTCAACTACGTTGCTCTCCTTTTATAGCAAAATAACCAACCTTTAA